The proteins below are encoded in one region of Helianthus annuus cultivar XRQ/B chromosome 2, HanXRQr2.0-SUNRISE, whole genome shotgun sequence:
- the LOC110911900 gene encoding leucine-rich repeat receptor-like serine/threonine/tyrosine-protein kinase SOBIR1: MATVNHLPLLIFFTLTLLVQSKLNLNPTDHHALLTILQDLNFSGDLRRPENLCHIAGISCDRKISNDHTLKVTGIVLKTHRLTGFLSPAIGQLSELKELSLFDNYITGGIPPEIANCRKIEVINLGKNKFSGEVPAGLSRLLRLRILDLSENRFSGDLGFLKYFPNLEKLSLDNNMFVGKVPVSLRSFRNLRFFNVSGNGLLDRPLPELNRLESSSPELENRSYKHIPKRYVFAESTNQTRNNGFGLDSQAPAPAPAEGPVRKHKKSSRKKIMGWVLGFLAGSIAGIISAMIISALIKMVSITITNRGNRSGPAIFSQSIKAEDIAFLDDDEAVAAMPVIGRGGCGEVYKTDISDGKIKTIAIKKIVQPPKDAGELTAEDTKMLNKKMRQIRSEIQTVGQIRHRNLLSLLAHVSRPTCHYLVYEFMKNGSLQDILQQVQDGTRQLEWLARHKIALGVASGLEYLHMSHTPRIVHRDLKPANVLLDDDMEARIADFGLAKSIPEADTHMTSSNVAGTLGYIAPEYHQTMKFTDKCDIYSFGVLLGVLVMGKLPSDDFFQHTSEVNLVKWMRKVMTSDNPKEAIDPSLLGNGYEEQMLLVLKIACFCTLDNPKERPNSKDCRCMLAQIEHS, from the coding sequence ATGGCCACCGTTAACCACCTTCCACTACTCATTTTCTTCACACTAACCCTCTTAGTTCAATCCAAATTAAACCTCAATCCCACCGACCATCATGCCCTCTTAACAATTCTTCAAGATTTAAATTTCTCCGGCGATCTCCGGCGGCCGGAAAACCTCTGCCACATCGCCGGAATATCATGTGATCGGAAAATTTCAAACGACCACACCCTTAAAGTGACCGGAATTGTCCTCAAAACTCACCGGCTAACCGGGTTTCTCTCGCCTGCGATCGGGCAGTTATCGGAACTCAAAGAATTGTCATTGTTTGATAATTATATAACCGGTGGTATACCACCGGAAATTGCCAATTGCCGGAAAATTGAAGTTATTAATTTGGGTAAGAATAAGTTTTCCGGCGAGGTTCCGGCGGGATTATCTCGTCTCCTCCGGTTAAGAATCTTGGATCTTTCGGAAAATAGATTTTCCGGTGACTTGGGTTTCTTGAAGTATTTTCCAAACCTCGAAAAACTCTCACTCGATAACAATATGTTCGTCGGAAAAGTTCCGGTTTCATTACGTTCGTTTCGAAACCTCCGGTTTTTTAACGTCTCCGGCAATGGGCTATTGGACCGCCCATTGCCGGAGTTGAACCGGTTGGAATCTTCCTCGCCGGAGTTGGAAAACCGGAGCTATAAACATATCCCGAAACGGTATGTTTTTGCGGAGTCAACTAATCAAACCCGAAACAATGGTTTCGGGTTAGATAGTCAAGCTCCGGCTCCAGCTCCAGCGGAAGGCCCGGTTCGAAAGCATAAAAAGAGTAGTAGGAAGAAAATAATGGGTTGGGTTCTCGGGTTTTTGGCGGGGTCGATCGCGGGTATTATATCCGCGATGATCATCTCGGCGCTAATTAAAATGGTGTCGATTACGATTACGAATAGAGGGAACCGATCGGGTCCGGCGATTTTTAGCCAGTCGATAAAGGCGGAGGATATTGCGTTTCTTGATGATGACGAGGCGGTGGCTGCAATGCCGGTTATCGGAAGAGGCGGGTGTGGAGAAGTGTACAAAACCGACATATCGGACGGCAAGATCAAAACGATCGCCATTAAAAAAATTGTACAACCTCCTAAAGACGCGGGAGAGCTCACCGCGGAAGACACGAAGATGCTCAACAAAAAAATGCGTCAGATTCGGTCGGAAATCCAAACTGTCGGTCAAATTCGACATAGGAATCTCTTGTCCTTGCTCGCCCACGTGTCGCGACCCACTTGCCATTACCTCGTTTACGAGTTCATGAAAAATGGAAGCTTACAAGACATATTGCAACAAGTTCAAGACGGTACACGACAACTAGAGTGGTTGGCGAGACACAAGATTGCCCTCGGGGTTGCGTCTGGGCTCGAGTATCTCCACATGAGTCATACCCCTCGTATAGTCCACCGAGACTTAAAGCCCGCTAACGTGCTCCTTGATGATGACATGGAGGCCCGAATCGCAGATTTTGGGCTTGCAAAATCTATCCCAGAAGCCGACACGCACATGACAAGTTCCAATGTCGCGGGAACTTTAGGTTACATCGCGCCAGAATATCATCAAACGATGAAATTCACCGACAAATGTGACATTTATAGTTTTGGGGTTTTGCTCGGGGTATTGGTCATGGGGAAGCTCCCGTCAGATGATTTTTTCCAACACACGTCAGAAGTGAATTTAGTGAAATGGATGAGAAAGGTGATGACGTCGGATAATCCGAAAGAAGCAATAGACCCGAGTCTTTTGGGAAACGGATACGAGGAACAAATGCTACTTGTTCTTAAGATCGCGTGTTTTTGTACTCTTGATAATCCTAAAGAGAGGCCTAATAGTAAAGATTGTAGGTGTATGTTGGCTCAAATCGAGCATTCATAA